The Clostridia bacterium sequence ACCTGTTGCATAAGCGGTACATCCATCGCATTTTCCAGCATGGTTGCAATATCCTTTCGGGTTGCAAAGTCTTGTGCTACAAACGAAATTCCGTTTGTAATTCCCAAAGACGTCGCTGTCATCATAAAGCCCTGCTCACCTATTGCCTCTGCCTTAGGCGCATAGCCTAAAATGGTCACAAGAATTTCTGCCGCCTCACCGTATGTAACCGCGCTTTCAGGCTGAAGCTCTTTTTCGTCCCAGGGGATCGCACCCATATTGTGGGCAAGATTTGCAGAACCCAATGCCCAATGTCCCTCTAAATCTGTATAATAAAAGTTTCCCGGAACATTTTTTAAGTTCATGGCATTTACAGCAAACTGTGCCATTTCCGCACGGGTTACAAGCGCATCCAAGGCAAAATCACCGTCGCCTCTTCCAACCAACATACCATGTGCATAAATTTTCGGGAACGCTTCTACCTCTTTAGGCACATCCGCAAATGCAGTGCACGAAAGCCCTGAAATAATCAAGACAACCAGTAATACCGACATAAATTTTTTCATCATACATTCCTCTTTTCTGTAAATTTTTTAATGCCCGCAGTCGACTACTCTGCTTTATTTTCCCTTCCTTTTTTATTTTTTGCGCACTTTTTAAACGAAAAAAGTGCGCGACACGAAGCCACGCACTTGTGTAAAATACATAGCTTCAACTGTCGCCAAACAAATCTTACACAACTCATAAAAAGTACATGCAAAATGAAGCATCTGTATTTTCACCGAAAAAGGGTATAAAAATACACATACTTTAAATGAGTTTCTATTCAGATTTGTTTGGCAACTTTAGTATACCACACTCTTTTTAAAAATACAAGTAAAAAAAACAGACCTGAGGGTCTGTTTTTCAATTTGCTAATATTTCATATAACTCTCTGATGTTTTTTAAAATAAACTGCGGCTTGGTTTCGCCCTTTTCCACATCCTCCATTGTGCCTTCACCGCTCAGCACGAAAATGGTGCTGATGCCGGCATTTACACCGCAGGCAATGTCTGTGTACAAACGGTCTCCCATCACAGCCGTCTCTTCTTTGGAAAAGCCTGCCTTTTCCATAGCAAGATACGCCATATCCGGCTCGGGCTTACCGATAAACTTCGGCCGCTTACCGGTAGACCTCCAAAGCATCTCTGCCACCGACCCGCAATCGGGCACATACCCAAACGCCGTGGGACAAACCCAGTCGGGGTTCGTTGCAATGTATGCAATATCCTCTTTCAAAAGAATGCACGCATCCTCTAACTTTTTAAAGGTCAGCTCGTTATCGTTGCCCATGCAAATGCAGTCAATCCCCTCTTCCCTGTCGGTCACAACCGGAAGTCCCGCGTCCTTTAACTCCTGCACAAAAGATTGTGTACCGAAGGCATAAATCTTTTTAAACGCATGCTTTTTCAGATACAAAACCGTTGCATTGGTGGAGGTTAAAAATTCGTCTGCTGTCGCTTTAATACCCAATGACGCCAACTTTTCCACATATTTATCCACACTTTTCGAAGAATTGTTGGTCAAAAAAATGTATTTTCCACCGTTTTTCTTCACATGTGCCAAAAAATCCAATGTCCCGTCAAATAAATCGTTATCTAAGT is a genomic window containing:
- a CDS encoding S-layer homology domain-containing protein, whose protein sequence is MKKFMSVLLVVLIISGLSCTAFADVPKEVEAFPKIYAHGMLVGRGDGDFALDALVTRAEMAQFAVNAMNLKNVPGNFYYTDLEGHWALGSANLAHNMGAIPWDEKELQPESAVTYGEAAEILVTILGYAPKAEAIGEQGFMMTATSLGITNGISFVAQDFATRKDIATMLENAMDVPLMQQVGFGAYEEFQIMDGKNGVPLMTLEKNFQ
- a CDS encoding HAD-IIA family hydrolase — translated: MQELKKKKLFLLDMDGTIYLDNDLFDGTLDFLAHVKKNGGKYIFLTNNSSKSVDKYVEKLASLGIKATADEFLTSTNATVLYLKKHAFKKIYAFGTQSFVQELKDAGLPVVTDREEGIDCICMGNDNELTFKKLEDACILLKEDIAYIATNPDWVCPTAFGYVPDCGSVAEMLWRSTGKRPKFIGKPEPDMAYLAMEKAGFSKEETAVMGDRLYTDIACGVNAGISTIFVLSGEGTMEDVEKGETKPQFILKNIRELYEILAN